From Pleurocapsa sp. PCC 7319:
AGGGGGAAGACTATCTCCCCAAACTTCAGAAAAGTTCACTCCTCCTTGCTCAAACACTCTCCCGTCTTTGATTACACGAGAACGTCCTCCGCCTCCTTCTGTTCTCTGCCAATTGTCCTCCCTAAATTTAGCTTGACCATCAAGTTGTTCTAAACCCTGACAGATATCATCTTGTAACTGCTGTACAAAATTCTTGACTTGTTCTCTGGAATTTGTAGGAGGAAGAATAGATTTATTTGTAGTTTGAGGATCAATTACAGTTTGATTTCTCATTTGGATAATTTTAGTTTGTTTTCCTGATATATAACTATATAGCAATGTATTTTAGTTACTAGCTTGTTTGATAAAACTTTATGTTTCTCTATTTAGCCTATGAACTTAATGATTTTTACTATCTATCAACCAGTTAACGAGGAGACATATTCTGTTAAGAATTGATAAATACAGGTTCAAATTTAGTCTATTGCGATTTATATATTAAATAGCCAATCAGTTATATAGCTATTGAATATGATTGCTACTACGCCTCAATCCACTGTTAAAACCTCTACTGAAGAAACCTTACTCTCACCTCGTTTTTACACTACAGACTTTGATGCGATCGCCAAGATGGATATTTCTTCTCAAGAAGAAGAACTTAAAGCCATGATTGCCGAGATGAAGACAGATTATAATCGCTATCATTTTGTCCGAGACGAAGAGTTTAAACAATCTTGGGAACATATTGATGAGAAAACTCGCCGTGTTTTTGTCGATTTTCTGGAACGCTCGTGTACTTCGGAATTTTCGGGTTTTCTACTGTTTAAGGAATTATCTCGTAAACTCAAAGGTCGCAACCCAATTTTAGCCGAGATTTTTCATTTAATGGCGCGGGATGAAGCTCGTCATGCTGGTTTCCTCAATAAAGCGATGAGCGATTTTAATATTTCTCTCGATCTGGGATATTTAACGAAACATCGTACCTATACATTCTTTAAACCAGAGTGGGTAATTTACGCTGTCTATCTTTCTGAAAAAATTGGTTACTGGCGTTATATTTTGATGTATCGTCACTTAGAAAAACATCCCGAATATCAATTTTATCCCCTCTTTCGGATGTTTGAAAGTTGGTGTCAGGATGAAAACCGTCACGGAGATATTTTTAAAGCGTTACTGCGATCGCAATCAAAGATGTGGAACAATTGGCAAGCTAGATTATGGGCGCGTTTCTTCCTCTTAACCGTATTTGCCACCCATACCCTAACTGTTCATGAACGGGCTGATTTTTATGAAGCTGTAGGCTTAGATGCCCAGAAATATGATCGCAAAGTAATTCGTAAGACTAATGAAACCGCAGCCAGAGCTTTTCCTGTAAATCTCAATATAGATCATCCTCAATTTTTCCCACGGTTAGAACGTTGTGCAGATCGCAATGAAAAGTTAAAAGCGATCGATTCTAGTAATGCTTCCAAGTTAGTTAAGTTTTTGCGTAAGTTACCGTTAATTACTGGTATTTTTGTTGATTTATTGCGTTTATATTTACTCAAGCCAATTGATGCTGAATCTTTACGAGGGACTGTACGTTAGAAAATAAAATCAGCGATCGCTAGTTCTCAATCTTACTGTTAGGGCGATCGCCCTAATCTACTTGGGCATCAACATCAATATCAGCCCTTTGTAGAGCAGAACGCTGTCCTAATTTAGTTATATAAGCTTTAACTGGACTCTCATCAGTTAGCATTCCTAATT
This genomic window contains:
- the acsF gene encoding magnesium-protoporphyrin IX monomethyl ester (oxidative) cyclase; this encodes MIATTPQSTVKTSTEETLLSPRFYTTDFDAIAKMDISSQEEELKAMIAEMKTDYNRYHFVRDEEFKQSWEHIDEKTRRVFVDFLERSCTSEFSGFLLFKELSRKLKGRNPILAEIFHLMARDEARHAGFLNKAMSDFNISLDLGYLTKHRTYTFFKPEWVIYAVYLSEKIGYWRYILMYRHLEKHPEYQFYPLFRMFESWCQDENRHGDIFKALLRSQSKMWNNWQARLWARFFLLTVFATHTLTVHERADFYEAVGLDAQKYDRKVIRKTNETAARAFPVNLNIDHPQFFPRLERCADRNEKLKAIDSSNASKLVKFLRKLPLITGIFVDLLRLYLLKPIDAESLRGTVR